One genomic window of Arvicola amphibius chromosome 4, mArvAmp1.2, whole genome shotgun sequence includes the following:
- the Hap1 gene encoding huntingtin-associated protein 1 isoform X1 gives MRPKEQVQNSAGDGTGSGDPAVGTPATQPAASPAPEPSAEPKPAPAQGTGSGQRAPGSRVKTGRFCRSMIIGDSDAPWTRYVFQGPYGPRATGLGTGKAEGIWKTPAAYIGRRPGVSGPERAAFIRELQEALCPNPPPTKKITEDDVKVMLYLLEEKERDLNTAARIGQSLVKQNSALMEENGKLETMLGSAREEILHLRKQVNLRDDLLQLYSDSDDEEEEEEEEEEEEGEEEEHEGQRDQDQQHDHPYGAPKPPPKVDTQHRCPQLEALQQKLRRLEEENEHLREEASHLDNLEDEEQMLILECVEQFSEASQQMAELSEVLVLRLEGYERQQKEITQLQAEITKLQQRCQSYGAQTEKLQQQLASEKGIHPESFRAGSHVQDYGSKFRDRQEDGKNQRQRSSMPATSVAHYGYSVPLDALPSFPETLAEELRTSLRKIITDPAYFMERCEIRCKEEREQEQGAMPPPPPPQDLKPPEDFEAPEELVPEEELGAIEEVGTAEEGLAEEADRVSEETEAWEEVEPEVDEATRMNVVASALQASGLGPSRLDMKYVLRQLANWQDAHSKRQQKQKVVPKDSPALQQTNIGEGRDLGAAAQGQTQDAGGQDH, from the exons ATGCGCCCCAAGGAACAGGTGCAGAACAGTGCGGGGGACGGGACGGGGTCTGGGGACCCAGCAGTAGGGACCCCCGCGACCCAACCTGCAGCCAGTCCGGCCCCGGAGCCCTCGGCGGAGCCCAAACCTGCTCCTGCGCAGGGAACCGGGTCCGGACAGCGAGCTCCAGGATCCCGAGTCAAGACAGGAAGATTTTGTCGGTCCATGATCATCGGTGATTCGGACGCGCCATGGACCCGTTATGTATTCCAGGGGCCTTATGGTCCCCGGGCCACTGGCCTGGGCACTGGGAAAGCCGAGGGAATCTGGAAGACGCCAGCCGCGTACATCGGCCGAAGGCCTGGCGTGTCCGGCCCTGAGCGCGCCGCGTTTATTCGAGAGCTGCAGGAAG CACTGTGTCCTAACCCACCTCCCACGAAGAAAATCACTGAAGATGATGTCAAAGTGATGCTCTATTTGCTGGAAGAG AAAGAACGGGACCTGAACACAGCTGCTCGCATCGGCCAGTCCCTGGTGAAACAGAATAGTGCTTTGATGGAGGAGAACGGCAAGCTGGAAACGATGCTGGGCTCAGCCAGGGAGGAG aTTTTACATCTCCGGAAGCAGGTGAACCTGCGAGATGACCTCCTTCAGCTCTACTCGGACTCCGacgatgaggaggaggaggaggaggaagaagaagaggaagagggggaagaggaggagcacgAAGGACAGCGGGATCAAGACCAACAGCATGATCATCCTTACGGTGCCCCCAAGCC GCCCCCTAAGGTGGACACACAGCACCGCTGCCCACAGCTGGAAGCTCTGCAGCAGAAGCTGAGGCGACTGGAGGAAGAGAATGAACACCTGCGAGAGGAG gcCTCTCACCTTGACAACCTGGAAGACGAGGAGCAGATGCTCATCCTGGAATGCGTGGAGCAGTTTT CTGAAGCCAGCCAGCAGATGGCAGAGCTCTCGGAGGTGCTGGTCCTGAGGTTGGAGGGCTATGAGCGGCAGCAGAAGGAGATCACCCAGCTGCAGGCCGAGATCACCAAGCTACAACAGCGCTGTCAGTCG TATGGAGCCCAGACGGAGAAACTGCAGCAGCAGCTGGCTTCGGAGAAGGGAATCCACCCAGAG AGCTTTCGCGCGGGCTCCCACGTGCAGGATTATGGGAGCAAGTTTCGCGATCGccaggaggatgggaagaaccAGCGCCAGCGCTCCTCGATGCCCGCGACTTCTGTCGCCCACTATGGATACAGTGTGCCTCTG GATGCGCTTCCCAGTTTCCCAGAGACGCTGGCTGAGGAGCTCCGCACATCTCTAAGGAAGATCATCACTGACCCTGCCTATTTCATGGAGAG ATGTGAAATCCGCTGCAAGGAGGAGCGAGAGCAGGAGCAGGGGGCGATGCCACCACCCCCACCGCCGCAAGATCTCAAGCCACCTGAAGATTTCGAGGCTCCAGAGgagctggtgcctgaggaggagCTGGGGGCCATAGAAGAGGTGGGGACGGCCGAGGAAGGGCTGGCGGAAGAGGCAGACCGGGTGTCTGAGGAGACCGAGGCCTGGGAGGAAGTGGAACCAGAGGTCGACGAGGCCACGAGGATGAATGTGGTGGCCTCCGCCCTGCAGGCCAGTGGCCTGGGCCCTTCCCGCCTGGACATGAAGTACGTCCTCCGGCAGCTGGCCAACTGGCAGGATGCCCATTCCAAGcggcagcagaagcagaaagtcGTCCCGAAAG ACTCTCCGGCCCTGCAGCAAACAAACATAGGGGAAGGGCGGGATCTTGGAGCAGCAGCCCAGGGTCAGACCCAGGACGCTGGAGGACAGGATCACTAA
- the Hap1 gene encoding huntingtin-associated protein 1 isoform X2, whose amino-acid sequence MRPKEQVQNSAGDGTGSGDPAVGTPATQPAASPAPEPSAEPKPAPAQGTGSGQRAPGSRVKTGRFCRSMIIGDSDAPWTRYVFQGPYGPRATGLGTGKAEGIWKTPAAYIGRRPGVSGPERAAFIRELQEALCPNPPPTKKITEDDVKVMLYLLEEKERDLNTAARIGQSLVKQNSALMEENGKLETMLGSAREEILHLRKQVNLRDDLLQLYSDSDDEEEEEEEEEEEEGEEEEHEGQRDQDQQHDHPYGAPKPPPKVDTQHRCPQLEALQQKLRRLEEENEHLREEASHLDNLEDEEQMLILECVEQFSEASQQMAELSEVLVLRLEGYERQQKEITQLQAEITKLQQRCQSYGAQTEKLQQQLASEKGIHPESFRAGSHVQDYGSKFRDRQEDGKNQRQRSSMPATSVAHYGYSVPLDALPSFPETLAEELRTSLRKIITDPAYFMERCEREQEQGAMPPPPPPQDLKPPEDFEAPEELVPEEELGAIEEVGTAEEGLAEEADRVSEETEAWEEVEPEVDEATRMNVVASALQASGLGPSRLDMKYVLRQLANWQDAHSKRQQKQKVVPKDSPALQQTNIGEGRDLGAAAQGQTQDAGGQDH is encoded by the exons ATGCGCCCCAAGGAACAGGTGCAGAACAGTGCGGGGGACGGGACGGGGTCTGGGGACCCAGCAGTAGGGACCCCCGCGACCCAACCTGCAGCCAGTCCGGCCCCGGAGCCCTCGGCGGAGCCCAAACCTGCTCCTGCGCAGGGAACCGGGTCCGGACAGCGAGCTCCAGGATCCCGAGTCAAGACAGGAAGATTTTGTCGGTCCATGATCATCGGTGATTCGGACGCGCCATGGACCCGTTATGTATTCCAGGGGCCTTATGGTCCCCGGGCCACTGGCCTGGGCACTGGGAAAGCCGAGGGAATCTGGAAGACGCCAGCCGCGTACATCGGCCGAAGGCCTGGCGTGTCCGGCCCTGAGCGCGCCGCGTTTATTCGAGAGCTGCAGGAAG CACTGTGTCCTAACCCACCTCCCACGAAGAAAATCACTGAAGATGATGTCAAAGTGATGCTCTATTTGCTGGAAGAG AAAGAACGGGACCTGAACACAGCTGCTCGCATCGGCCAGTCCCTGGTGAAACAGAATAGTGCTTTGATGGAGGAGAACGGCAAGCTGGAAACGATGCTGGGCTCAGCCAGGGAGGAG aTTTTACATCTCCGGAAGCAGGTGAACCTGCGAGATGACCTCCTTCAGCTCTACTCGGACTCCGacgatgaggaggaggaggaggaggaagaagaagaggaagagggggaagaggaggagcacgAAGGACAGCGGGATCAAGACCAACAGCATGATCATCCTTACGGTGCCCCCAAGCC GCCCCCTAAGGTGGACACACAGCACCGCTGCCCACAGCTGGAAGCTCTGCAGCAGAAGCTGAGGCGACTGGAGGAAGAGAATGAACACCTGCGAGAGGAG gcCTCTCACCTTGACAACCTGGAAGACGAGGAGCAGATGCTCATCCTGGAATGCGTGGAGCAGTTTT CTGAAGCCAGCCAGCAGATGGCAGAGCTCTCGGAGGTGCTGGTCCTGAGGTTGGAGGGCTATGAGCGGCAGCAGAAGGAGATCACCCAGCTGCAGGCCGAGATCACCAAGCTACAACAGCGCTGTCAGTCG TATGGAGCCCAGACGGAGAAACTGCAGCAGCAGCTGGCTTCGGAGAAGGGAATCCACCCAGAG AGCTTTCGCGCGGGCTCCCACGTGCAGGATTATGGGAGCAAGTTTCGCGATCGccaggaggatgggaagaaccAGCGCCAGCGCTCCTCGATGCCCGCGACTTCTGTCGCCCACTATGGATACAGTGTGCCTCTG GATGCGCTTCCCAGTTTCCCAGAGACGCTGGCTGAGGAGCTCCGCACATCTCTAAGGAAGATCATCACTGACCCTGCCTATTTCATGGAGAGGTGC GAGCGAGAGCAGGAGCAGGGGGCGATGCCACCACCCCCACCGCCGCAAGATCTCAAGCCACCTGAAGATTTCGAGGCTCCAGAGgagctggtgcctgaggaggagCTGGGGGCCATAGAAGAGGTGGGGACGGCCGAGGAAGGGCTGGCGGAAGAGGCAGACCGGGTGTCTGAGGAGACCGAGGCCTGGGAGGAAGTGGAACCAGAGGTCGACGAGGCCACGAGGATGAATGTGGTGGCCTCCGCCCTGCAGGCCAGTGGCCTGGGCCCTTCCCGCCTGGACATGAAGTACGTCCTCCGGCAGCTGGCCAACTGGCAGGATGCCCATTCCAAGcggcagcagaagcagaaagtcGTCCCGAAAG ACTCTCCGGCCCTGCAGCAAACAAACATAGGGGAAGGGCGGGATCTTGGAGCAGCAGCCCAGGGTCAGACCCAGGACGCTGGAGGACAGGATCACTAA
- the Gast gene encoding gastrin, whose translation MPRLCVCVLILALALATFSEASWKPHSHLQDASSGPGTNGGLEPHQLDQLDPASHHRRQLGPQGPQHFITDLSKKQMPRMEEEEEAYGWMDFGRRSAEEGDQRN comes from the exons ATGCCtcgactgtgtgtgtgtgtgctgatctTAGCGCTGGCTCTGGCTACCTTCTCTGAAGCTTCTTGGAAGCCCCACTCCCATCTACAGGATGCATCCTCTGGACCAGGGACCAACGGGGGCCTGGAGCCACACCAGCTGGACCAGCTGGACCCAGCCTCTCACCATCGAAGGCAGCTGGGGCCCCAGGGTCCTCAACACTTCATAACAG ACCTGTCCAAGAAGCAGATGCCaaggatggaggaagaagaagaggcgTATGGATGGATGGACTTTGGCCGCCGCAGTGCTGAGGAAGGGGACCAGCGTAACTAG
- the Eif1 gene encoding eukaryotic translation initiation factor 1 → MSAIQNLNSFDPFADASKGDDLLPAGTEDYIHIRIQQRNGRKTLTTVQGIADDYDKKKLVKAFKKKFACNGTVIEHPEYGEVIQLQGDQRKNICQFLIEIGLAKDDQLKVHGF, encoded by the exons ATGTCCGCTATTCAGAACCTCAACTCTTTCG ACCCCTTTGCTGATGCAAGTAAGGGTGATGACCTGCTTCCTGCTGGCACTGAGGATTATATCCATATAAGAATTCAACAGAGAAACGGCAGGAAGACCCTTACCACAGTCCAAGGGATCGCTGATGATTACGATAAAAAGAAACTAGTGAAGGCGTTTAAGAAG AAATTTGCCTGCAATGGTACTGTAATTGAGCATCCAGAATATGGAGAAGTAATTCAGCTACAGGGTGACCAGCGCAAGAACATATGCCAGTTCCTAATAGAG ATTGGACTGGCTAAGGACGATCAGCTGAAGGTTCATGGGTTTTAA